Proteins found in one Hyla sarda isolate aHylSar1 chromosome 7, aHylSar1.hap1, whole genome shotgun sequence genomic segment:
- the LOC130282632 gene encoding oocyte zinc finger protein XlCOF6.1-like: protein MMETPVLSPDPEGRGAGAKLQGRQDVPGSPHRRWESEGNISIGKVQLSHMEAPDSKEDGLVTEALHNMNNAPKKDGNFLIPTLRPPRRHPPNPYSSMVGVSSSFLVDRSKHLSGSRSGRLEEFSSDIGSPSVPSPTYCSKCKKMFATSEAYGCHEPMHLISGKLFPCIECGKYYRHNTALVIHRRTHTGEKPYSCSECGRCFNARSSLVTHMKIHSGEKLYSCSECGKGFAKTDDLFNHQLVHYRERKHTCGDCGKCFKMESELVAHRKNHPAEVLFLCSVCGKDYTQYSKLLRHEKTHPRLPPVFITSEKMLKDQEA from the exons ATGATGGAGACCCCCGTCCTCTCTCCAG ACCCTGAGGGGCGGGGGGCCGGGGCAAAGCTGCAGGGCAG GCAGGACGTCCCAGGAAGTCCCCACCGGAGATGGGAATCAG AAGGAAATATCTCCATAGGCAAAGTGCAGCTCAGCCACATGGAGGCGCCAGACTCAAAGGAGGATGGACTCGTCACCGAGGCTCTCCACAACATGAACAATGCCCCAAAGAAAGACGGAAACTTCCTAATTCCGACCCTTCGGCCCCCAAGACGACACCCCCCGAATCCGTATTCCTCTATGGTGGGCGTCAGCAGCAGTTTTCTTGTGGACCGTAGCAAACACCTCTCGGGCTCCAGAAGTGGAAGGTTGGAAGAGTTCTCCAGCGACATCGGCTCGCCGTCCGTCCCGAGCCCCACCTACTGCTCCAAGTGCAAGAAAATGTTCGCCACCAGTGAAGCGTACGGCTGCCATGAGCCAATGCACTTAATAAGCGGCAAACTTTTTCCTTGCATAGAATGCGGCAAATATTATCGGCACAACACGGCTCTGGTGATCCACCGGCGGACGCACACCGGGGAGAAGCCGTACAGCTGCAGTGAGTGCGGGAGATGTTTTAACGCTCGGTCGAGTTTGGTCACCCACATGAAAATACATTCCGGAGAAAAGCTCTACTCCTGCTCCGAGTGCGGGAAAGGATTCGCCAAAACAGACGACCTCTTTAACCACCAGCTGGTGCACTATCGGGAAAGGAAGCACACGTGCGGTGACTGCGGCAAGTGCTTCAAGATGGAGTCCGAGCTCGTAGCCCATAGGAAAAACCATCCTGCGGAAGTACTCTTCCTCTGTTCTGTTTGTGGCAAGGACTATACGCAGTACTCCAAGCTTCTGCGGCATGAGAAGACTCACCCAAGGTTACCGCCCGTCTTCATCACCAGCGAGAAAATGTTAAAGGACCAGGAAGCCTAA